The following coding sequences are from one Arthrobacter crystallopoietes window:
- a CDS encoding heavy-metal-associated domain-containing protein, producing the protein MSTITKVSIDGMTCGHCVDAVTEELKAINGVQDVAIELNKGGISTATVNSTGDLDPEQIGEAVAEAGYLVVAADA; encoded by the coding sequence ATGAGCACCATTACCAAAGTCAGCATTGACGGCATGACCTGCGGCCACTGCGTTGACGCAGTCACCGAAGAACTCAAGGCCATCAACGGCGTGCAGGACGTCGCCATCGAGCTGAACAAGGGCGGCATTTCCACTGCCACCGTCAACTCGACCGGCGACCTGGATCCGGAACAGATCGGTGAAGCCGTAGCCGAAGCGGGTTACCTGGTCGTCGCAGCCGACGCGTAA
- a CDS encoding metal-sensitive transcriptional regulator — protein MSHTELPAVEPSVLEDALATDEHIGHAYTTDKAAYLRRLKRIEGQVRGIARMVDEDKYCIDILTQVSAVNKALHAVSIGLLEDHIAHCVVGAAKDSEAAGDPTIVQDKVKEASDAIGRLLR, from the coding sequence ATGAGCCACACAGAACTTCCCGCGGTCGAGCCGTCGGTCCTTGAGGATGCCCTCGCAACCGACGAGCACATCGGACACGCCTACACCACCGACAAGGCGGCCTACCTCCGCCGACTCAAGCGGATCGAAGGCCAGGTCCGGGGCATCGCCCGCATGGTGGACGAGGACAAGTACTGCATCGACATCCTCACGCAGGTGTCCGCGGTCAACAAGGCCCTGCACGCCGTCAGCATCGGCCTGCTTGAGGACCACATCGCCCACTGCGTCGTCGGCGCCGCGAAGGATTCCGAAGCCGCCGGGGACCCGACAATTGTGCAGGACAAGGTCAAGGAAGCCTCGGACGCCATCGGCCGACTGCTTCGCTAG